Proteins encoded together in one Penicillium digitatum chromosome 1, complete sequence window:
- a CDS encoding WD repeat protein: MRAVLPGRPPAKLQSFSTALWDGLRVVAYISGHALVILGGPQTLLQTIYVDDTETLEAIAFDEISGKIAVCGGPDVFVYQPYGIQSETLKWSLLCTFRAPDDDEPIYTLSWGSPNELLVGNSRLALWFMNDEPRLVWKRKLATPVKFAQFSPDSSLIVTIGHYDRLAKLWRRLAFGADEVRFENSYLPHPNVITGIHWRLPRHPEQSMDNVLYTFCADNKIRVWAVTELHALSALQFWAEIDLGESVQPRHALDEDQGPQRRYGFILDSRDFCVATERAVQRTTGNKQNHALEHIIEVASKAPEICVVIDGQGHMSAWALEDIGSKAKTTLSVFNILHVEGLDLGFALNQSSQEDYAQIRAFQSTTLDDKISVLVHHFDGRIEWYDSHVDVLFDPAPRTKRITQTASWSGHTAPVKKIVRNAIGDTLVSRTNDNKATVWTQRRRDGRSILAHQSVLLSDEHIHRTCVLENRNLLVNLHHNGVSLWDFSSNHAVKLTSLLFTLPGKPLCVLPIPSTQATPGVSYVATIWADMHGIAWEIRGPSQEGYRGTFVSGHDYQLREFCNFDMGLKEDIAYVLPVDPAGPRTKKSGFFDAFSTDIALTYTLSGIVRTWTATVDPTNAKVDWLLQSTVDTGITNPYMASGSSIRKAALVDQDRTHLTIWDTNNAQLEFEEHFAPHDIIRDLDWTSTPDKQSILAVGFPHKVVLLSQLRYDYLDSRPSWTQVREIWIRDLTPHPIGDSCWLNNGHLVIGAGNQLFIYDKDIDIGDRLVSELRMPSRGLSSVDLFDVVSRLNGPLPVFHPQYLAQYILAGKTSLVHSILLNLHRKLKFYTEGDELDGFLEMPVECFYEQDSTQQAISKEMRSSHVDFTGEELLSVVDENTATTLNESLARIALPQLSSHEQFRLADTIECVAMVEKHRRSMDDNAARYLLFFRQHMLRRTQGVANKDTVSWREIVWAYHSSSQDILTDLVSRQFNGKLTWKAARESGLFMWLSDSVAVKAQLEILARCEYIKTEEKNPIDCTLYYLALGKKNVLQGLWRIAHWNREQAATQRLLANDFKEPRWRTSALKNAYALLGKRRFEYAASFFLLADHLRDATNVIINQMGDLQLAIAITRASEGDNGPVLREILEEKVLPEAASEGNRWMASWAFWMLGRRDMAVRALISPVETLLSPTITPATPGSPGRVTLQSKSYLSNDPALVVLYQQLREKTLQTLKGASKVRPREEWEFVIRNARLYDRMGCDFLALDLVRHWEFLGGIPTQNAMKPDTSLEMDENGVDYRKLLRRRSSLVVADMPVRRADFLQKPAVSEIIPGGQQMKEEKKLKPKPPPTMFHEPDANSLLDSFGF, from the exons ATGCGAGCGGTACTGCCGGGGAGGCCCCCAGCGAAGCTCCAGTCGTTCAGCACGGCGCTGTGGGATGGTCTTCGGGTTGTT GCATACATCTCCGGCCACGCGCTGGTTATCCTCGGCGGTCCGCAAACGCTCCTCCAAACGATTTACGTTGACGATACGGAGACCCTCGAGGCCATAGCTTTTGACGAGATATCTGGCAAGATTGCAGTTTGCGGCGGCCCCGATGTGTTCGTGTACCAGCCATATGGCATCCAGAGCGAGACTCTCAAG TGGTCGCTCCTTTGCACATTCCGCGCCCCCGATGACGACGAACCGATCTATACCCTGTCGTGGGGTTCTCCGAACGAGCTCCTGGTGGGCAACTCCCGCCTCGCCCTTTGGTTTATGAACGACGAACCGCGCCTTGTATGGAAACGAAAGCTTGCGACACCTGTGAAGTTCGCGCAGTTCTCTCCGGATTCATCCTTGATTGTTACAATAGGGCACTATGACCGCTTGGCCAAATTATGGAGACGACTTGCCTTCGGCGCAGACGAGGTTCGATTCGAGAATTCGTATCTACCCCATCCGAATGTTATTACCGGGATACACTGGCGGTTACCTCGGCACCCCGAGCAATCTATGGACAATGTTCTATACACATTTTGCGCCGATAACAAGATTCGAGTATGGGCAGTCACGGAACTTCATGCGCTTTCCGCCCTACAGTTCTGGGCAGAAATTGACTTGGGTGAGTCGGTACAACCCAGGCATGCGTTGGATGAGGACCAAGGACCGCAACGGCGGTATGGGTTTATTTTGGATAGCCGTGACTTCTGTGTTGCGACTGAGCGTGCTGTTCAGAGGACTACAGGAAACAAGCAAAACCATGCACTAGAACATATAATTGAGGTTGCAAGCAAGGCCCCAGAGATCTGCGTTGTCATTGATGGCCAGGGCCATATGTCTGCTTGGGCTTTGGAGGATATTGGCTCTAAAGCAAAGACCACATTGAGCGTCTTCAATATTCTCCATGTCGAAGGCTTGGACTTGGGCTTTGCATTGAATCAGTCGTCACAAGAAGACTACGCTCAGATTCGTGCATTCCAGAGTACAACATTGGATGACAAAATTAGCGTTCTGGTCCATCACTTCGACGGTCGGATTGAGTGGTATGATTCCCATGTGGATGTTTTGTTTGATCCTGCACCCCGCACGAAAAGAATCACCCAAACGGCTTCTTGGTCTGGCCATACTGCTCCTGTGAAAAAGATCGTCCGGAATGCGATTGGAGATACACTGGTGTCACGTACCAATGACAACAAGGCCACCGTATGGACACAGCGGCGTCGAGACGGAAGATCTATCTTAGCACACCAGAGCGTCCTTCTCTCAGATGAGCATATTCATCGGACATGTGTGCTAGAGAACAGGAATCTTCTCGTCAATCTCCACCACAATGGGGTCTCTCTGTGGGATTTCAGCTCAAATCATGCCGTGAAATTGACTTCTCTGCTATTCACGCTGCCCGGCAAGCCATTATGTGTGCTGCCAATCCCCAGCACCCAAGCGACTCCAGGCGTCTCCTATGTGGCAACGATATGGGCAGACATGCACGGAATCGCGTGGGAAATACGAGGCCCAAGTCAAGAAGGCTATAGAGGGACCTTTGTAAGTGGCCATGACTATCAATTACGAGAATTTTGCAACTTTGACATGGGGCTGAAGGAGGATATTGCATATGTCCTTCCCGTGGACCCAGCAGGCCCCAGAACCAAAAAGTCGGGCTTCTTCGATGCTTTTTCTACCGACATTGCTCTCACTTACACCCTTAGTGGAATTGTGCGGACATGGACGGCCACGGTTGATCCAACGAATGCGAAAGTCGATTGGCTACTTCAATCAACCGTTGATACAGGCATTACCAACCCATATATGGCTAGTGGAAGCTCTATTCGCAAGGCAGCTCTGGTTGACCAGGATCGGACTCACCTCACAATTTGGGACACCAACAATGCTCAGCTGGAATTTGAGGAACATTTTGCTCCACATGACATTATCCGAGATTTGGACTGGACATCAACACCAGATAAACAGTCCATCTTGGCGGTGGGATTTCCACACAAGGTTGTTCTCTTATCTCAGCTGCGCTATGATTATCTAGATTCCCGGCCCTCGTGGACACAAGTTCGGGAGATATGGATTCGAGATCTCACACCTCACCCTATAGGAGACTCTTGCTGGCTAAATAACGGCCATTTAGTCATCGGCGCTGGCAACCAACTGTTCATTTATGACAAGGATATTGATATTGGAGATCGCTTAGTATCTGAGCTCCGGATGCCGTCTCGAGGGCTGTCATCTGTCGATCTCTTCGACGTTGTCAGCCGGCTGAATGGCCCATTACCTGTCTTCCATCCACAGTACTTGGCGCAGTATATTCTGGCCGGGAAGACTAGCTTGGTGCACTCCATTCTCTTGAATCTACATCGCAAGCTGAAGTTCTACACCGAGGGCGATGAACTGGATGGTTTCCTAGAGATGCCAGTAGAATGTTTCTACGAGCAAGAT AGTACCCAACAAGCAATCTCCAAGGAAATGCGCTCTTCCCACGTCGATTTCACTGGTGAGGAGTTGTTGTCTGTCGTAGATGAAAACACCGCGACCACGCTCAATGAGAGTTTAGCGCGGATTGCCTTGCCACAACTGTCTAGCCACGAACAATTCCGCTTGGCAGATACCATTGAATGCGTTGCAATGGTTGAGAAGCATCGGCGCTCAATGGACGATAATGCAGCACGCTATCTCTTATTCTTCCGACAGCATATGCTGCGACGGACTCAAGGAGTCGCCAACAAAGACACAGTCTCTTGGCGAGAGATTGTTTGGGCTTACCATAGCAGCAGCCAAGATATTCTCACAGATCTTGTTTCCCGGCAGTTCAATGGAAAACTGACTTGGAAGGCTGCTCGCGAAAGCGGTCTCTTCATGTGGCTATCAGATTCTGTAGCTGTG AAAGCACAACTCGAAATCCTCGCCCGATGTGAATACATCAAAACAGAGGAGAAAAACCCCATTGACTGTACTTTGTATTACCTCGCCCTCGGAAAGAAGAACGTCCTTCAGGGTCTCTGGCGTATTGCACACTGGAACCGTGAACAGGCAGCAACCCAACGTTTGTTGGCAAACGACTTCAAAGAACCGCGATGGAGGACATCTGCACTCAAGAATGCTTATGCATTGCTTGGAAAGCGAAGATTTG AATATGCGGCatctttcttccttctcgcCGATCATCTGCGTGACGCTACAAACGTCATCATAAACCAGATGGGTGACCTGCAGCTCGCGATCGCAATCACTCGAGCGTCAGAAGGGGACAACGGACCGGTTCTACGGGAGATACTGGAAGAAAAAGTATTACCTGAGGCCGCTTCCGAGGGTAATCGCTGGATGGCCTCTTGGGCTTTCTGGATGCTTGGACGACGGGACATGGCAGTACGGGCACTGATT TCCCCGGTCGAGACCCTCCTATCACCAACGATAACCCCAGCCACCCCGGGAAGTCCGGGGCGGGTAACCCTTCAGTCCAAGTCTTATCTATCCAACGACCCTGCCTTGGTGGTCTTATACCAACAACTCCGCGAAAAGACACTTCAAACCCTGAAAGGTGCATCCAAAGTGCGACCTAGAGAAGAATGGGAATTCGTAATCCGCAATGCCCGACTCTACGACCGCATGGGCTGCGACTTCCTCGCTCTCGATTTGGTACGCCACTGGGAATTCCTGGGCGGAATCCCTACCCAGAATGCAATGAAGCCTGATACATCCCTAGAGATGGATGAGAACGGAGTTGATTACCGAAAACTGCTTCGTCGGCGGAGCAGCCTCGTAGTTGCTGATATGCCAGTGCGCCGAGCAGATTTCTTGCAGAAACCCGCCGTTTCTGAAATCATACCTGGCGGGCAACAgatgaaagaagaaaagaaactgAAGCCAAAACCACCTCCTACGATGTTCCATGAGCCGGATGCCAATTCGTTGCTGGATAGCTTTGGGTTCTAG
- a CDS encoding Six-bladed beta-propeller, TolB-like: MTSQLSSLSTLLLLGSFLAPVSSTEIPAKAQLIDQRIFNVLNSTQPAAEFNAKTLFVPPGSTGESLAQQPFHVYDEEFLKIIGEAPTLTRIAHSPKDPLFHEAVVWSKETDEVFFVQNAGSKIAGTGLNKSAIVEKISLEEAAAVSHKSDAVGLVNVTTVPSSPMVLNPNGGTNYRGLIMFAGEGQGDSEPPALWAMNPKSPFNTSVVLNNYFGRQFNSLNDVAVHPTSKDVYFTDTIYGYAQDFRPAPGLPEQVYRFNPETGAVTVVADGFDHPNGFTFSPDGKYAYVTDTGLDSGKFGLNFTRPASIYRFDVNEDGTLENRKVFAFAHSGGPDGIHCDSWGNVYAGCGDGVHVWNPSGKLIGKIYIGSTTANFNFAGEGRMVICAETDLYYATVAAAGSYIDSEM; encoded by the exons ATGACTTCTCAACTTTCCTCGCTATCTACGCTGCTGCTCCTAGGATCCTTCCTAGCACCAGTTAGCTCGACCGAGATTCCTGCCAAGGCGCAGCTGATCGACCAAAGAATCTTCAACGTTCTAAACTCGACTCAGCCCGCAGCCGAATTCAATGCGAAGACT CTGTTTGTTCCTCCCGGATCGACAGGTGAAAGTCTAGCCCAGCAGCCATTCCACGTGTACGACGAGGAATTTCTGAAGATCATCGGAGAAGCTCCAACCCTGACCCGGATCGCGCACTCCCCAAAGGACCCCTTGTTCCATGAGGCGGTTGTATG GTCTAAGGAAACAGACGAAGTGTTTTTTGTCCAAAATGCAGGCTCTAAGATCGCCGGCACTGGTCTCAACAAGTCGGCTATCGTTGAGAAGATTTCTCTTGAGGAAGCTGCTGCTGTCTCCCACAAGTCGGATGCCGTGGGTCTTGTTAATGTAACCACCGTTCCTTCATCGCCGATGGTTCTCAACCCCAATG GGGGTACCAATTACCGGGGACTGATCATGTTCGCCGGTGAGGGTCAAGGTGATAGTGAACCACCTGCTCTGTGGGCTATGAACCCGAAGAGTCCATTCAATACTTCAG TTGTCCTTAACAACTACTTCGGTCGCCAATTCAACTCTCTGAACGATGTTGCCGTCCACCCAACAAGCAAGGATGTCTACTTCACAGACACCATCTATGGCTATGCACAGGACTTCCGCCCTGCTCCCGGTCTTCCGGAACAAGTTTACCGGTTCAACCCCGAGACAGGTGCTGTGACAGTTGTCGCTGATGGATTTGACCATCCCAACG GCTTCACTTTCTCTCCGGATGGCAAGTACGCATATGTCACCGATACCGGACTCGACAGCGGCAAATTCGGTCTCAACTTCACCCGCCCTGCCTCTAT CTACCGATTTGATGTGAACGAAGATGGCACACTCGAAAACCGCAAGGTCTTTGCCTTTGCTCACTCTGGTGGACCTGATG GCATCCACTGTGATTCATGGGGTAACGTATATGCTGGCTGTGGCGACGGTGTCCATGTCTGGAACCCATCTGGCAAGCTCATCGGCAAGATCTACATTGGATCCACTACAGCGAATTTCAACTTCGCTGGAGAGGGCAGAATGGTTATTTGCGCTGAGACCGACCTTTACTACGCCACAGTAGCCGCGGCCGGGAGCTATATTGACAGCGAGATGTGA
- a CDS encoding Cytochrome P450, with amino-acid sequence MESPEILTGSFRISCWLICMLGAAILSTVYRRLTNSLSHMPGPELSKWSEVILTYNWLNGKAPMYVHQLHEKYGPIVRISPYQIDICDTSAVKEIHKTNSRFAKTGFYRKLSIGNVPTTFSTTDRSFHTHHRRLLASPISDSSLTRLEPLIASRVRIAVEKITMDLKDHGVSDVFKWWLFMATDIIGELTFGDSFRMLEIGKKNQYSLDMERLISLQPFRTTFPLLVKIARYVPVPIIKDTAKSEDRLRTYAVQSIDRYKNLISQDPSNPKPTLFTKLFDAKSGMSYSEIIQEAQGYIIAGSDTTAVTLTYLTYAVCRDSRVREKLVAELAGIPAPITDKSLRNLPYLNQIISETLRLYTAVPFGLPRLVPPEGAQFNGYNVPGGTTVSTQAYSLHRDKSIFADPDTFKPERWANPTKEMKDASLPFGGGSRICLGMHLARMELRLATAIFFRALPNARPSTKEGMIANEMEMQSFFLMVPRGHRCLIEA; translated from the exons ATGGAGTCACCTGAAATTTTAACTGGTTCTTTTCGAATTAGCTGCTGGCTAATATGCATGCTTGGTGCTGCCATTCTG AGCACTGTCTATCGCAGACTCACAAACTCGCTGTCTCATATGCCCGGACCTGAGTTATCAAAATGGTCAGAAGTCATTTTAACATACAACTGGTTAAATGGAAAGGCACCTATGTATGTTCACCAGCTTCATGAAAAATATG GACCTATTGTACGAATCAGCCCATACCAGATCGATATCTGCGACACAAGTGCCGTGAAGGAGATCCACAAAACTAATAGCCGTTTTGCTAAAACTGGTTTCTATCGCAAGCTATCCATAGGAAATGTGCCCACCACATTCTCAACAACCGACAGAAGTTTCCACACTCACCACCGGCGTCTTTTGGCATCGCCTATTTCTGACTCTTCGCTGACTCGCCTTGAGCCTCTAATAGCCAGTCGTGTCCGCATCGCCGTTGAAAAAATCACAATGGACCTCAAGGATCATGGCGTTAGTGATGTGTTCAAATGGTGGCTGTTTATGGCCACGGACATCATTGGAGAACTCACATTTGGAGACTCATTTCGAATGCTTGAGATTGGCAAA AAAAATCAATACAGTCTTGACATGGAAAGACTGATTTCACTACAGCCCTTTCGGACAACCTTCCCACTTCTAGTGAAGATTGCAAGATACGTCCCCGTACCGATTATCAAGGACACGGCAAAATCAGAGGATAGACTCAGGACGTATGCCGTTCAGTCTATTGATCGCTACAAAAATTTAATCTCTCAAGATCCATCCAACCCAAAGCCAACCCTGTTCACAAAACTTTTTGACGCCAAGAGTGGCATGTCATATTCAGAAATTATACAGGAGGCCCAGGGGTACATTATTGCAGGAAGTGATACTACAGCTGTCACATTGACTTATCTTACGTATGCCGTGTGTCGAGACAGCCGAGTGCGAGAGAAGCTTGTTGCCGAGTTGGCTGGTATTCCTGCGCCCATCACGGACAAAAGCCTCAGAAACCTACCGTACCTCAATCAAATCATCAGCGAGACTTTGCGATTATATACCGCTGTTCCATTTGGTCTCCCTCGACTGGTGCCACCCGAAGGTGCTCAGTTCAACGGTTATAATGTGCCAGGAGGAACTACGGTCTCAACCCAGGCTTATAGTCTTCATCGAGACAAGTCTATCTTCGCGGACCCGGACAC CTTTAAACCCGAGAGGTGGGCAAATCCCACTAAAGAAATGAAGGATGCTTCTTTACCATTTGGTGGTGGATCAAGGA TCTGTTTGGGCATGCACCTAGCTCGAATGGAGCTCCGTCTAGCCACAGCGATTTTCTTTCGAGCCTTGCCAAACGCTCGACCTTCTACGAAAGAAGGCATGATAGCCAACGAGATGGAGATGCAATCTTTCTTCTTAATGGTTCCACGAGGCCATCGATGTCTTATTGAGGCATGA
- a CDS encoding Bifunctional P450:NADPH-P450 reductase has protein sequence MPTKIPGPPGVPLLGNIFDVNPNETWNSLNKLAKEFGSIFKINALGHEIVFIGSVALLEEICDQTRFRKCVTGPVVAIRYAVHDSLFTAYDYEKSWGIAYRIMMPHLTQSATDSLFSDMAEVIPDLTKKWSAGTKTRILLTRDLDRLLLASCMQCFFNQRVHVLEGAEPPMLSAMEGATIEAMKRPTRPKLLNWLYQRQFEKDTNTMRAFAAQVIKTRKEQPETARKDILDAMLNGADPESGEKLSESQVIDEIITIFIGAATAPNLVSYALYYLMMNPSEINKAQDEIDRVVGDGNIDLEHLKSLNYVEAILRESIRLSATAPGFNIEPIPSNDKSPILLAGGEYQIAHNQPMIAVLSQVNRDPAVFKDPEAFKPDRVFGEKWDQLPAAAKKGFGNGKRECTGKLWAWRWSFFTLASIIKENTFELADPKYNLESNGAFSIKPLEFYGLVSPRK, from the exons ATGCCTACCAAAATCCCAGGACCGCCCGGAGTTCCCCTCTTGGGTAATATTTTCGATGTCAACCCCAATGAGACGTGGAACTCGCTCAACAAGTTGGCCAAGGAATTTG GCTCGATTTTCAAGATCAATGCTCTCGGTCATGAGATTGTTTTTATCGGTAGTGTCGCTTTGTTGGAAGAGATTTGCGACCAGACCCGATTCCGCAAGTGTGTTACAGGACCAGTAGTCGCAATTCGATATGCCGTGCATGACAGTCTGTTCACAGCATACGACTACGAGAAAAGCTGGGGTATCGCATACAGGATCATGATGCCTCATCTTACGCAATCTGCGACCGACAGCCTCTTCAGCGACATGGCGGAGGTCATCCCGGACCTGACCAAAAAGTGGAGTGCAGGAACCAAGACACGGATCTTGCTCACCAGAGACCTGGACCGTCTCCTGCTTGCATCCTGTATGCAGTGTTTCTTTAACCAGCGCGTGCACGTGCTCGAAGGCGCCGAGCCACCTATGCTCAGTGCCATGGAGGGCGCCACCATAGAGGCGATGAAGCGACCCACCCGCCCCAAGCTACTGAACTGGCTTTACCAGCGCCAATTTGAGAAAGATACGAATACCATGCGTGCGTTCGCTGCGCAGGTAATCAAGACTCGGAAAGAGCAGCCAGAGACTGCTCGTAAGGACATTCTGGATGCGATGTTAAACGGCGCCGACCCGGAGAGCGGCGAGAAGCTCTCCGAGTCGCAGGTTATCGATGAGATCATCACGATCTTTATCGGTGCCGCCACAGCACCCAACCTTGTCTCCTACGCCCTATACTATCTGATGATGAACCCGAGTGAGATCAACAAGGCGCAGGATGAGATCGACCGTGTAGTCGGCGATGGTAATATCGACCTGGAGCATCTGAAGAGCCTCAATTACGTCGAGGCCATCCTGCGCGAATCGATCCGTCTTTCTGCCACCGCACCAGGCTTTAACATCGAACCCATTCCCTCCAACGATAAAAGCCCTATCCTTCTTGCCGGTGGCGAGTATCAAATTGCTCACAACCAGCCCATGATCGCAGTCTTGAGTCAAGTCAACCGCGACCCGGCTGTCTTCAAAGACCCCGAGGCATTCAAGCCTGATCGTGTTTTCGGTGAGAAGTGGGATCAGCTCCCTGCCGCCGCGAAGAAGGGCTTCGGTAACGGCAAGCGCGAATGCACTGGCAAGCTCTGGGCTTGGCGGTGGTCGTTCTTTACTCTCGCCAGCATTATAAAGGAGAATACGTTTGAGCTGGCGGACCCCAAGTACAATCTTGAGTCGAACGGTGCATTCAGTATCAAACCGCTTGAGTTCTACGGTCTTGTTAGCCCACGGAAGTAA
- a CDS encoding Allergen, putative, which translates to MQFAKSLILLAALTTSTLARPATLEHRQAAAASGGSWTSTPSSGSYSTAGFGGSTSSSGSGETYSGNVGNPYGSNIISVDASSASNYKYVAQFTGSNTEDWTVAIFNKYGPDGEMTGWYGNACHTFTLAAGETVYVAFDENSNGGWAAASGSTIPTDSMGGYASTWGEFDFGSTINNGWSGFDVSVIAAQNAGMSISGMKICDALGSVCSSVTQNAGTVDNAYTSAETNVGGIGANLSSGPVRLAVTIDYSG; encoded by the coding sequence ATGCAATTCGCCAAGTCTCTCATACTGCTCGCAGCCCTCACCACTAGCACCCTGGCCAGACCCGCAACCCTCGAGCACCGCCAGGCTGCAGCCGCCAGCGGTGGTAGCTGGACCTCCACGCCCTCCAGCGGCTCATACTCTACCGCCGGATTCGGCGGCTCCACCAGCTCATCAGGCTCAGGCGAAACATACTCCGGCAACGTGGGCAATCCCTACGGTAGCAATATCATCTCAGTTGATGCCTCGTCCGCCAGCAACTACAAGTACGTGGCGCAGTTCACCGGTTCGAACACCGAGGACTGGACCGTTGCCATCTTTAACAAGTACGGTCCAGATGGCGAGATGACAGGCTGGTACGGCAATGCCTGTCACACTTTCACTCTTGCCGCCGGCGAGACCGTGTACGTTGCCTTCGATGAAAACTCCAATGGTGGCTGGGCCGCCGCCTCCGGCTCCACCATCCCCACCGATAGCATGGGTGGCTACGCTTCTACCTGGGGCGAGTTCGACTTCGGTTCCACTATCAACAATGGCTGGTCTGGCTTCGATGTGTCGGTCATCGCTGCGCAGAACGCTGGCATGTCCATCTCTGGCATGAAGATCTGTGATGCCCTTGGCTCTGTTTGCTCTTCTGTCACCCAGAATGCCGGTACGGTCGATAACGCTTACACTTCCGCTGAGACTAATGTCGGTGGTATTGGTGCTAACTTGTCCTCTGGTCCTGTTCGTCTGGCTGTTACCATTGATTACAGCGGATAA